A window from Cryptomeria japonica chromosome 1, Sugi_1.0, whole genome shotgun sequence encodes these proteins:
- the LOC131048846 gene encoding uncharacterized protein LOC131048846 gives MAFTTVSLHFSLLTLLLILHFVESENESMYDILEKYGFPSGLLPDTVSDYSIDTNSGRLQVHLKNTCSVWVEEYSYNIRYKPSITGIISYGSISHIGGISLRKSAFLWMPITGVSVAENGDLAFQIGPVTTSFPRRYFEQKPVCQQVTSSNSVLSLFGRFQSVDSKHSID, from the coding sequence ATGGCGTTTACAACTGTATCACTTCATTTCAGCTTGCTGACCCTGCTTCTGATTCTGCATTTTGTAGAGAGTGAGAATGAGAGCATGTACGATATCTTGGAGAAATATGGATTCCCATCAGGCCTCCTTCCAGACACAGTCTCAGACTACTCTATCGACACAAACAGTGGTCGTTTGCAGGTGCATCTAAAGAATACGTGTTCTGTTTGGGTGGAAGAATACTCTTACAACATCCGTTACAAGCCCTCCATTACAGGAATCATTTCCTACGGATCGATCTCCCATATTGGTGGCATCTCTCTCAGGAAGAGCGCCTTTCTGTGGATGCCAATAACAGGCGTATCTGTTGCAGAAAATGGAGATCTGGCCTTCCAGATTGGACCTGTCACAACCTCCTTTCCACGCAGATACTTTGAACAAAAGCCCGTTTGCCAACAAGTAACATCTTCTAATTCAGTTTTGTCATTGTTTGGGCGATTTCAATCTGTGGATTCCAAACATTCTATTGATTAA